The Saccharomonospora glauca K62 genome has a segment encoding these proteins:
- the rplQ gene encoding 50S ribosomal protein L17 gives MPTPTKGPRLGGSPAHERLMLANLATSLFEHGKITTTEAKARRVRPLAEKLITKAKKGDLHNRRQIMRVIRNKDVVHKLISEIGPFFVDRNGGYVRITKTLPRKGDNAQMAVIELVSEKTVTAEAEAARKTKFAKDTASTEEPKAEEKVEEAKAASETDQDAEAPESATKDATEEPAEGADKKDES, from the coding sequence ATGCCTACCCCGACCAAGGGACCCCGTCTCGGCGGATCGCCTGCGCACGAGCGGTTGATGTTGGCCAACCTGGCGACGTCGTTGTTCGAGCACGGCAAGATCACGACGACCGAGGCCAAGGCCAGGCGTGTGCGTCCGCTCGCGGAAAAGCTCATCACCAAGGCCAAGAAGGGCGATCTGCACAACCGGCGTCAGATCATGCGCGTCATCCGTAACAAGGACGTCGTGCATAAGCTGATCTCCGAGATCGGCCCCTTCTTCGTCGACCGCAACGGCGGTTACGTCCGCATCACCAAGACGCTGCCGCGCAAGGGCGACAACGCCCAGATGGCGGTCATCGAACTGGTGTCGGAGAAGACCGTCACCGCGGAGGCCGAGGCGGCAAGGAAGACGAAGTTCGCCAAGGACACCGCTTCCACCGAGGAGCCGAAGGCGGAGGAGAAGGTGGAGGAAGCCAAGGCTGCTTCCGAAACCGACCAGGACGCCGAGGCTCCCGAGTCGGCCACCAAGGACGCCACGGAAGAGCCCGCCGAGGGCGCGGACAAGAAGGACGAGTCCTGA
- a CDS encoding DNA-directed RNA polymerase subunit alpha: MLISQRPTLSEETVNETRSRFTIEPLEPGFGYTLGNSLRRTLLSSIPGAAVTSIRIDGVLHEFTTVPGVKEDVTEIILNLKELVVSSEEDEPVTMYLRKQGPGEVTAADIVPPSGVTVHNPDLHIASLNSKGKLEIELVVERGRGYVPALQNKQAGAEIGRIPIDSIYSPVLKVTYKVEATRVEQRTDFDKLVLDVETKPSITPRDAVASAGKTLVELFGLARELNVDAEGIEIGPSPQEADTIAAYAMPIEDLDLTVRSYNCLKREGIHTVGELVSRSEADLLDIRNFGAKSIDEVKMKLVGLGLTLKDSPPGFDPTAAASTYESGSETWGAETRSPGLPDTGHDDGQDYAETEQL; the protein is encoded by the coding sequence GTGCTGATTTCCCAGCGGCCGACTCTCAGCGAAGAGACGGTCAACGAGACGCGCTCACGGTTCACCATCGAGCCGCTCGAGCCCGGCTTCGGCTACACCCTGGGCAACTCGCTTCGGCGGACCCTGCTGTCGTCGATCCCCGGTGCCGCAGTAACGAGCATCCGCATCGACGGTGTGTTGCACGAGTTCACCACCGTGCCCGGGGTGAAGGAAGACGTCACCGAGATCATCCTGAACCTCAAGGAACTCGTCGTCTCCTCCGAGGAGGACGAGCCCGTCACGATGTACCTGCGCAAGCAGGGGCCCGGTGAGGTCACCGCGGCCGACATCGTGCCGCCGTCCGGCGTGACCGTGCACAACCCGGATCTGCACATCGCGTCGCTGAACAGCAAGGGCAAGCTCGAGATCGAACTCGTTGTCGAACGCGGCCGCGGATACGTTCCCGCGCTTCAGAACAAGCAGGCGGGTGCGGAGATCGGTCGTATTCCGATCGACTCGATCTACTCCCCGGTGCTCAAGGTGACCTACAAGGTCGAGGCCACCCGTGTCGAGCAGCGCACCGACTTCGACAAGTTGGTGCTCGACGTGGAGACCAAGCCGTCGATCACCCCGAGGGACGCCGTCGCCTCGGCGGGTAAGACCCTGGTCGAGCTGTTCGGGCTCGCCCGCGAGCTGAACGTCGACGCCGAGGGCATCGAGATCGGGCCGTCGCCGCAGGAGGCGGACACCATCGCCGCCTACGCGATGCCGATCGAGGACCTCGACCTCACGGTGCGGTCGTACAACTGCCTGAAGCGCGAGGGAATTCACACGGTTGGCGAGCTGGTGTCGCGTAGCGAGGCGGACCTGCTCGACATCCGGAACTTCGGTGCGAAGTCGATCGACGAGGTGAAGATGAAGCTCGTCGGCCTCGGCTTGACGCTGAAGGACAGCCCGCCCGGATTCGACCCCACGGCTGCCGCGTCCACCTATGAGAGCGGCAGCGAGACGTGGGGCGCGGAGACACGGTCGCCGGGCCTTCCGGACACTGGCCACGACGACGGCCAGGACTACGCAGAGACGGAGCAGCTGTAA
- the mycP gene encoding type VII secretion-associated serine protease mycosin, whose protein sequence is MKRRRALALAATIGIGGAVLAPTPAWAQDDAASQETVGYATPPPVDPGQRPNDDGQPDKTYEKKVECVQRNLEYSEDLQNAPWGQQYLRIDEVHALMRSTTGHVGIDPKTGKPIKVAVIDTGVRQHPYFKHEVLGEGDYVRKGGNGLEDCDGHGTEVAGIIAADTPDHIGFIGVAPDAQIMSIRQSSQNYAPKQNSGGGSTPGTGPSQDSRTQDSEGAGTLSTLAKAVVRAADKGAQVINISINNCRPANGPITPDEQQLQAAIDYAVRVKDAVVVSAAGNVSDATSCKQNDQALAEKPTTIVTPPWFSDNVLSVAAIDETGGVADFSMNGPWVSVAAPGTGIISLDPAEGSDRLANLMVDGGETQEIRGTSFAAPYVAGLAALVRAKYPDLNAYEVMHRIKFTAQHPAASNGRDNFVGYGVIDPMAALTATVPSEEGMPSAQAEELPSDMPPASNRDWTPTIVALTGAGGALAALVITLFVVHTIRRNQKDTEKPARA, encoded by the coding sequence ATGAAACGACGCAGGGCGTTGGCGCTCGCCGCCACCATCGGCATCGGCGGCGCGGTGTTGGCGCCGACGCCCGCATGGGCGCAGGACGACGCGGCGTCTCAGGAGACCGTCGGCTACGCCACTCCGCCACCGGTGGACCCTGGTCAGCGTCCCAACGACGACGGGCAGCCGGACAAGACCTACGAGAAAAAGGTCGAGTGCGTCCAGCGCAACCTCGAGTACAGCGAGGACCTCCAGAACGCGCCGTGGGGGCAGCAGTACCTCCGCATCGACGAGGTCCATGCCCTCATGCGTTCGACCACGGGCCACGTCGGTATCGACCCGAAGACGGGAAAGCCGATCAAGGTCGCGGTGATCGACACCGGGGTCCGGCAGCACCCCTACTTCAAGCACGAGGTCCTGGGCGAGGGCGACTACGTGCGGAAGGGCGGAAACGGCCTCGAGGACTGCGACGGTCACGGCACCGAGGTCGCCGGCATCATCGCCGCGGACACCCCCGACCACATCGGCTTCATCGGCGTCGCTCCCGACGCCCAGATCATGTCGATCAGGCAGTCCAGCCAGAACTACGCTCCCAAGCAAAATTCGGGCGGTGGGTCCACCCCTGGCACGGGACCGTCCCAGGACAGCCGCACTCAGGACAGTGAAGGCGCCGGAACGCTGTCCACCTTGGCGAAGGCCGTGGTCCGCGCGGCCGATAAGGGCGCGCAGGTCATCAACATCTCCATCAACAACTGCCGCCCCGCCAATGGTCCGATCACTCCGGACGAGCAACAGCTCCAGGCCGCCATCGACTACGCGGTCAGAGTGAAGGACGCCGTCGTCGTCTCGGCGGCCGGCAACGTCTCGGACGCGACCAGCTGCAAGCAGAACGACCAAGCGCTGGCGGAGAAACCCACGACCATCGTGACACCACCGTGGTTCTCCGACAACGTCCTGTCCGTGGCGGCCATCGACGAGACCGGCGGCGTGGCCGACTTCAGCATGAACGGCCCCTGGGTCAGCGTGGCCGCGCCGGGGACCGGGATCATCTCGCTCGACCCCGCGGAAGGGTCCGACCGCCTGGCCAACCTGATGGTCGACGGCGGCGAGACACAGGAGATCAGGGGAACCAGCTTCGCGGCGCCGTACGTGGCGGGCCTGGCCGCGTTGGTGCGCGCGAAGTATCCGGACCTCAACGCCTACGAGGTCATGCACCGGATCAAGTTCACCGCGCAGCATCCCGCGGCGTCGAACGGTCGCGACAACTTCGTGGGTTACGGCGTTATCGACCCCATGGCGGCGTTGACGGCCACCGTGCCCTCCGAGGAGGGCATGCCTTCCGCGCAGGCCGAAGAGCTGCCCTCCGACATGCCTCCCGCGTCGAACCGCGACTGGACACCGACCATCGTGGCGTTGACGGGCGCCGGCGGCGCACTCGCGGCGCTGGTGATCACCCTCTTCGTGGTCCACACCATCCGCCGCAACCAGAAGGACACCGAGAAGCCTGCGCGCGCCTGA
- the eccE gene encoding type VII secretion protein EccE → MPVTNLVLLEVGLAIGLILIAINESLVYVAIGVAAVMLILAFLRWGGQWFTQWAGLTTRYAFRSHDRVVVPPAPTDVETLAAQDDDKVIGSEDARVSLLRLAVPDLVVAQGRDHEHQEVGFAYHDGAWTAVLLVEPTPALITQAGGAPSLPLSALAPCLEDRGVVLDSIQMTWHCYPGSAALPADSPALASYMEVLGPLPAAARRTTWVSVKLDPKRCPAAIRERGGGVVGAHRALIGALSRVRNALESHGVPTRPLSPDELLRAGISAAELTGVAGSNSQVRMQERWTSVTAASIGHASYAITGWPKGKITTTLNALTSVRALSATVAMSISPADEENRIGLRGVVRISARNPRELDTSDQRLTSVSERIGVTLTPLRGRQAAGFAATLPLGGTA, encoded by the coding sequence ATCCCCGTCACCAACCTCGTGCTGCTCGAGGTCGGTCTCGCGATTGGACTGATCCTCATCGCGATCAACGAGTCGTTGGTCTACGTCGCGATCGGGGTTGCCGCCGTCATGCTGATCCTGGCGTTCCTGCGCTGGGGCGGCCAGTGGTTCACCCAGTGGGCCGGGCTGACGACTCGCTACGCCTTCAGGTCACACGATCGTGTGGTCGTTCCTCCCGCGCCCACGGATGTGGAAACACTCGCCGCGCAGGACGACGACAAGGTGATCGGTTCGGAAGACGCACGCGTCAGCCTGCTGCGCCTGGCCGTGCCCGATCTCGTCGTCGCCCAGGGACGGGACCACGAGCATCAGGAAGTGGGATTCGCCTACCACGACGGCGCCTGGACGGCCGTTCTCCTCGTGGAACCGACTCCGGCGTTGATCACCCAGGCCGGCGGTGCGCCGAGTCTGCCGCTGTCGGCGTTGGCGCCCTGCCTGGAGGACCGGGGTGTGGTGCTGGACTCCATTCAGATGACGTGGCACTGCTACCCCGGCAGCGCAGCACTCCCCGCTGACTCGCCTGCGTTGGCGTCGTACATGGAAGTCCTGGGACCGCTGCCCGCCGCTGCTCGGCGGACGACATGGGTCTCCGTCAAGCTCGACCCGAAGCGGTGCCCGGCCGCCATACGGGAACGTGGCGGCGGCGTCGTGGGCGCCCACAGAGCGTTGATCGGTGCGCTGTCTCGCGTCCGAAACGCCCTGGAGTCGCACGGTGTCCCGACCCGGCCGCTGAGCCCCGACGAGTTGTTGCGCGCCGGCATTTCGGCCGCGGAACTCACCGGTGTCGCCGGCTCCAACTCACAGGTCCGGATGCAGGAACGGTGGACGAGCGTGACGGCGGCCAGCATCGGCCATGCGAGCTACGCCATCACGGGGTGGCCCAAGGGCAAGATCACCACGACCCTCAACGCGTTGACGAGTGTTCGGGCGTTGTCCGCCACCGTGGCGATGTCGATCTCGCCGGCCGACGAGGAGAACCGCATCGGGCTTCGAGGCGTGGTGCGGATCAGCGCACGCAACCCGCGGGAGCTCGACACCAGTGACCAGCGACTGACCAGCGTCTCGGAGCGCATCGGGGTCACCCTGACGCCCCTGCGCGGACGCCAAGCGGCCGGTTTCGCCGCCACCTTGCCGTTGGGAGGCACGGCATGA
- the eccD gene encoding type VII secretion integral membrane protein EccD: MATGTTVFSRVTVVAPRTRIDVALPADVAVADLMPMLLEMAKEVSPDGGARHGGWALAKLGDAPLDPSRTLASLGIVDGELLQLRKRNENPPPPLYDDVVDAIAEAEPDSFRPWTKETAQRIGHIAGGLALFSAAVALFFAGPLFGGNGLAIAITAGVAAIVCVAVGATLAKAYDAQATGVVVAAAGGLPLAFVSGFYIVPDATIRANLLLSSALVVVVAAACILVMGTGITTFIAAATAGLFGVVAFLVATLIAHPAPGIAAGTAAVALAGISMLPRATIWLAKLPLPHIPSTAEELKEDTGYPDYSSIERKTSTAHNYMTGLLIGSGSVTAISAVITSTSGDIWGILTAVIATLVLLLRARTYANGNQAVALLTTGLIAAAGIVFGWMWTEDAQGRLIWVFGTLILLGAAALVLGVVFPNQRFTPPMRRAVEIFEAACIAAVLPLALAVMDLYSTLRHLDLG, encoded by the coding sequence GTGGCAACGGGCACGACAGTTTTCAGCAGGGTCACGGTGGTCGCGCCGCGAACCCGCATCGATGTCGCGCTGCCCGCCGATGTGGCGGTGGCCGACCTCATGCCCATGTTGCTGGAGATGGCGAAGGAGGTGAGCCCCGACGGCGGTGCCCGCCACGGCGGCTGGGCACTGGCGAAGCTGGGTGACGCCCCTCTCGACCCGAGTCGGACCCTCGCGTCGCTCGGCATCGTCGACGGCGAGCTCCTCCAGCTCCGGAAGCGCAACGAGAATCCGCCACCTCCGCTGTACGACGACGTCGTCGACGCCATCGCCGAGGCCGAACCGGACAGCTTCCGGCCGTGGACCAAGGAGACCGCCCAGCGCATCGGGCACATCGCCGGCGGCCTCGCGTTGTTCAGCGCCGCGGTGGCGTTGTTCTTCGCGGGCCCGCTCTTCGGCGGCAACGGTCTCGCCATCGCCATCACGGCCGGTGTCGCGGCCATCGTCTGCGTGGCCGTGGGAGCCACTCTGGCGAAGGCCTACGACGCCCAGGCGACCGGAGTCGTGGTCGCCGCGGCGGGTGGCCTTCCACTGGCTTTCGTCAGCGGTTTCTACATCGTCCCGGACGCCACGATCCGAGCCAATCTTCTTCTCAGCAGTGCGCTGGTGGTGGTCGTGGCCGCGGCCTGCATCCTGGTGATGGGCACCGGTATCACGACATTCATCGCCGCCGCCACGGCCGGTCTCTTCGGGGTCGTCGCCTTCCTCGTCGCGACGCTCATCGCCCACCCCGCGCCCGGCATCGCAGCGGGCACCGCCGCCGTCGCGCTGGCGGGCATCTCCATGCTGCCGAGGGCGACCATCTGGCTGGCGAAGCTGCCTCTGCCCCACATCCCCAGCACCGCGGAGGAGCTGAAGGAGGACACGGGCTACCCCGACTATTCCTCCATCGAGCGCAAGACCAGCACCGCGCACAACTACATGACCGGGTTGCTCATCGGTAGCGGCTCCGTCACCGCGATCTCCGCGGTGATCACCTCCACCTCCGGTGACATCTGGGGCATCCTCACCGCGGTCATCGCCACGCTGGTGCTCCTGCTGCGCGCTCGCACCTACGCCAACGGCAACCAGGCCGTCGCCCTGCTCACCACCGGGCTGATCGCCGCGGCGGGCATCGTGTTCGGATGGATGTGGACCGAGGACGCCCAGGGCCGTCTGATCTGGGTGTTCGGCACGCTCATCCTGCTCGGCGCGGCCGCGCTCGTGCTCGGCGTCGTGTTCCCCAACCAGCGGTTCACGCCGCCGATGCGGCGCGCCGTCGAGATCTTCGAGGCCGCCTGCATCGCGGCGGTCCTGCCCTTGGCGCTCGCCGTGATGGACCTCTACTCCACGCTGCGCCACCTCGACCTCGGGTGA
- the truA gene encoding tRNA pseudouridine(38-40) synthase TruA: protein MTETSSRSEPAVPTGEGGLARLRIDLSYDGTDFSGWARQPERRTVQGVLEEALRKQPPGASLAGSIVVAGRTDAGVHALGQVVHADVVRLAGETRSRNMPVSPDGLPDLDWARHRLNRLLPADVRVLRISRAPAGFDARFSAAKRHYRYKVSDAPWGVSPLQRRDTLAWARPLSVDAMNEAASALLGLHDFAAFCKQREGATTIRELLELRWERVDEYELHLSVAADAFCHSMVRSLVGALLWVGDGRRSTSWPAELLKSRERSSVVAPAHGLTLVKVDYPPDDELAARAEKTRHLRDLDVPGSPRRN, encoded by the coding sequence CTGACGGAGACGAGTTCACGCAGCGAGCCCGCCGTTCCCACCGGGGAGGGCGGGCTCGCTCGTCTGCGTATCGACCTCAGCTACGACGGTACGGACTTCTCCGGCTGGGCACGCCAGCCCGAACGCCGCACGGTCCAAGGAGTCCTCGAAGAAGCCCTCCGGAAACAGCCCCCCGGAGCATCTTTAGCGGGCTCAATAGTGGTGGCAGGACGAACCGACGCCGGAGTCCATGCGCTCGGCCAGGTCGTCCACGCAGACGTGGTGCGTTTAGCGGGCGAAACTCGTTCTCGAAACATGCCGGTCTCGCCGGATGGTTTGCCGGACCTCGACTGGGCTCGCCACCGGCTGAACCGCCTTTTGCCCGCTGATGTGCGAGTACTGAGGATCAGCCGTGCTCCGGCCGGTTTCGACGCTCGCTTTTCGGCCGCTAAACGTCATTACCGGTACAAGGTGTCGGACGCTCCGTGGGGAGTCAGCCCGCTACAAAGACGCGATACGTTGGCGTGGGCGCGGCCCCTGTCCGTGGACGCAATGAACGAAGCCGCGTCGGCGCTGTTGGGTCTCCACGACTTCGCAGCTTTCTGCAAGCAGAGGGAAGGCGCCACCACCATCCGGGAGCTCCTCGAACTGCGTTGGGAGCGGGTGGACGAGTACGAGCTGCATCTCTCGGTGGCGGCAGACGCTTTCTGCCATTCCATGGTCAGAAGTCTGGTCGGAGCCCTCCTGTGGGTCGGTGACGGGCGGCGATCTACGAGTTGGCCCGCGGAACTGTTGAAGAGCCGAGAGCGGAGCAGCGTGGTGGCACCGGCCCACGGCCTCACCCTCGTCAAGGTTGACTATCCACCTGACGACGAATTGGCGGCTCGCGCCGAGAAGACTCGGCATCTGCGTGATCTCGATGTGCCTGGAAGCCCGCGTCGAAACTGA
- the eccB gene encoding type VII secretion protein EccB, protein MPSTPTTKSQVQAYQFVLRRMQSALVRKDAVMLHDPMRTHSRATIVGVVLSCLGMLGFIIFGLFKPDPKAPDSGIVIGEQSGTVYVIAGNPKKLIPTFNLASARLILMAQNQSEGQEGGQGAPGGGAMEAVEPQIVSDEQLKDIPKGRLQGIPDGPDLLPTEEQLISTDWGVCDQINVDRSLNDPVAREKAVTETTVLAGVKNLGRELAQNQALLVEADDGKHYLVYRQKTDANKLNANTVRAEVDLTQNAVTAALKLDARMARHISTGLLNAIPSVGTLDLPAIPGVNEQPDFDGTALKVGDVFVTEAAGGTDFYVVLKEGVQRVSKAVADMILYTPGIGGSNMSSVTPDVLQGLPQVTPGSPGYLDVEHYPDTVPTVLDPLQHPVSCLGWNIRGEGEQRDAFTSVYISSVLPVPSNPDGTPQVVKIGTPSPDGQKIDNFYMQPGYAAAVQGATTKDTFGRGSIQLISDRGVRYGVPNQDIAKGLGLTKLSPAPESIIKLLPTGPSLNLQDAQRTYDTVPVDAQAGAVIQPQEQAAPQGGN, encoded by the coding sequence ATGCCGTCAACACCGACAACAAAGTCGCAAGTCCAGGCCTACCAATTCGTGCTGCGTCGGATGCAGTCCGCCTTGGTGCGCAAGGACGCCGTGATGCTGCACGACCCGATGCGCACACACTCGCGTGCCACCATCGTGGGCGTCGTGTTGAGCTGCCTGGGGATGCTGGGCTTCATCATCTTCGGCCTTTTCAAGCCTGATCCGAAGGCGCCGGACTCCGGCATCGTCATCGGCGAGCAGTCCGGAACGGTCTACGTGATCGCCGGTAATCCGAAGAAGCTCATCCCGACGTTCAACCTGGCGTCGGCGCGGCTGATCCTCATGGCCCAGAACCAGAGCGAAGGGCAGGAGGGCGGCCAGGGAGCCCCCGGCGGTGGTGCCATGGAGGCCGTGGAGCCGCAAATCGTGTCCGACGAACAGCTCAAGGACATTCCCAAGGGGCGGCTGCAGGGCATTCCGGACGGGCCCGACCTGCTGCCGACGGAGGAGCAGCTGATCTCCACCGACTGGGGAGTCTGTGACCAGATCAACGTCGACCGCTCCCTGAACGATCCCGTGGCACGGGAGAAGGCCGTGACGGAAACCACGGTGTTGGCCGGTGTCAAGAACCTCGGTCGCGAACTCGCTCAGAACCAGGCGTTGCTGGTGGAGGCCGACGACGGCAAGCACTACCTCGTGTACCGGCAGAAGACCGACGCCAACAAGCTGAATGCCAACACCGTGCGGGCCGAGGTGGATCTGACGCAGAACGCGGTCACCGCCGCGCTGAAGCTCGACGCACGTATGGCCCGGCACATCTCGACGGGGTTGCTCAACGCGATCCCGTCGGTGGGAACCCTCGACCTGCCGGCCATTCCGGGCGTCAACGAGCAGCCGGACTTCGACGGCACCGCGCTCAAGGTCGGCGACGTCTTCGTGACCGAGGCCGCCGGCGGCACGGACTTCTACGTGGTGCTGAAGGAGGGTGTGCAGCGGGTGTCGAAGGCCGTGGCGGACATGATCCTGTACACCCCGGGGATTGGCGGCAGCAACATGTCCAGCGTGACCCCCGACGTGCTGCAGGGCCTGCCCCAGGTGACTCCGGGGTCCCCCGGTTATCTCGACGTGGAGCACTACCCGGACACCGTGCCGACCGTGCTCGACCCGCTGCAGCACCCGGTGTCGTGCCTGGGATGGAACATCAGGGGTGAGGGCGAGCAGCGCGACGCCTTCACGTCGGTGTACATCTCGAGCGTTCTTCCGGTGCCGTCGAACCCGGACGGCACTCCGCAGGTCGTGAAGATCGGCACCCCGTCCCCGGACGGCCAGAAGATCGACAACTTCTACATGCAGCCCGGCTACGCGGCGGCCGTGCAGGGGGCGACGACGAAGGACACCTTCGGTCGCGGCAGCATCCAGCTCATCTCCGACCGCGGGGTGCGTTACGGGGTTCCGAACCAGGACATCGCGAAGGGACTGGGGCTCACGAAGCTCTCGCCGGCGCCTGAGTCGATCATCAAGTTGTTGCCCACGGGGCCTTCGCTGAACCTGCAGGACGCTCAGCGGACCTACGACACGGTGCCCGTGGACGCGCAAGCGGGCGCCGTGATCCAGCCTCAGGAGCAGGCGGCTCCGCAGGGCGGTAACTGA